Genomic DNA from Candidatus Neomarinimicrobiota bacterium:
AATTATTTATCAAATAAAGTTATATATGGTTATCGACAATATCACAACTCAATGATTAGTACTAGGCAAACTCAACCTATAGATACACCACAATTAACTAAATGCCATATTTAGCTTATTAAATCAATTTGAAATGTAATATTGAATTCAATTCATATTAATTTAGTTGATAGTATTTATTTCATTAGATAGAACTTATGAAAAGACCTGGATACGGAGCGGATACACAAGGTTCATATCTCGACGGTACGCTTCATAAATGGGGTTCAGGAGGTTTATAATTCAATATTAAGTAAAAGCTAACTCTCCCTTCATAGAATTCGCCACATTTCATCCGAATTGTAGCCAATTCCTCTCAGTTTTCGCTGGTAATATAGCCAATCAATCGAGTTTTGTAGCCAGTTTCTATTCAGTTTATCTCCAAGTAAAGAATAAGGTCAAATAAACCTCATTCTTCATCTAATTCCAGATTTTCCAAGGCTTCCTCTAGGTCTTTGCTAATAACATCGCTATATACAGTCGTTGTTGAAATGTTTGCATGACCTAGCTGTTTTTGCACTAGCCTTAAATTGTAGCTACTAGCTTTGTAGAGATTGGTGGCATATGTATGACGTAACGAATGGATACTGTAGTGTGGAGCGATCCCTGCCTTCTTAGCGAACTTTTTGAAGACTTTCTGAACCGCAGATCTTGTTATTTGTTCTTCCCGTTCAGACGGAAAAAGATAAGGACTATTGGATCGTCTGTATGCTAGATAAGCCTGGATCTGTTTCTTCAGTTTAACACTGAACGTAACTAACCGATCTTTATTCCCTTTTCCATTCTTCACCAACAATGAGTTCTGACCTTTCTTTAAGTGAAGATCTTCAATCTTAAGATTAGCAATCTCTGACACGCGCAGCCCTGTCCCTAATGCGAGGTTAATAATAAGTGCATCTCTGACTGGTGCTTGTACACCCCTAGTTTTCGCTAGAATCGATGCTTCCCGGCAAGCCTTTCTTAACTGTTTAGTTTCTTCTTCAGTTAAGTATTTATCTGGCGTAATAATCCAATTTGACATAAGAACCTCCTTCTATTATCAAGGTTCTTATACCCTATTTCTGGAATAAGAAATTAAGAAGAGTACACCTGTGCTTTGGCATTCAACCTTCAGGAAGGAGCGAAACATGGTTAAACGTGACCCATATTGGTTCGGGGACTTTGGGTGCTGCTTACCAGAACGTTTTCTGAAGATATTATTAATAATGCTTAGAATAATACGACAGCTCTTTCGTCGGAATGAATTCTGGAATAAGAAATGAAAGCTGCGAATCGTAAACAGATTATTTTCAAATAAGGAGGAATTGGGTTTTCAGAGTCCGCGGAATAGTCCTGCTTATACAGAGCACGCCAGCGTGTTCAGAGGGGTTGTTTTGATTAATCAGAACAGCCCCTTTCTGCATTTTCAAGGAGAACTATATGATTGCTGAAAAAGAGCTGTCAACAGGAATGAAAGAAGAGGTAACAGCATGATTGAAGTGCTTGATCAGATCAGCGATGAACAAATTGAAAATGAATATCGGAAACGTTTTTGGATCAAAGCTGGAGAAGTTGTCAATAACAGTGAACAAGCTGCAAAGCACTTTGCCAGCGTGCTTTCTGAAAACTATTCAAGAGAGTGTTTTGTGGTGATGTTTCTGAGTGGCAGTAATAAACATATTGCCACGGAGATTCTCTTCAAAGGGACTCTCACTGCAAGCTCGGTTTATCCTCGTGAGGTAATAAAAAGAGCGCTGGAACTAGATTCGGCTGCGATAATAGTAGCACACAATCACCCGTCAGGAAACCTCAATCCAAGTTCTGATGACAGAAAGATAACATCGAGAATAAAGAGTGCCTGTGAAGTTATGGACCTACCACTTCATGACCACCTGATCATTGCGGGAAAAAGTCATTACAGCTTTTCAGATCATGGGTTGCTTTAAAAACAAGGAGGAATAGATCGTGAAAATTGGCTTTGATACAGGCGGTGATGACGCTAAAAAAGAATCTGAATCGGGCTTCGCGGATGGTTCAGAAAAAGACGATGAATTATTTGACTGGATGGCTGGATTGATAATGGACTTCTTTCTTGTATATGGTACACTGGCTCTAGTGCGTGATGTTCTTAACTATTTCAGGGGGAGATAATCATGCCAATCTATGAATATCGTTGCCAGCATTGCGACCATCTCTTTGAAGTTCTTCAGTCAGTTAATGATGATGCACCTCAATGTCCGGTTTGCAATGGAGAAACAATACGAATAATCAGTGCGCCATCATTAAGGTTCAAGGGTAAAGGTTTTCATGCAACAGATTACACAAAGCATGGTCCTAAAAGAGTTGGAAAGATACATTAAGAGCTACTTGTTGTAGCTCTTTTTAGCGTGGGTTTTCTAGAAAAATATAAAAAATATTTTCAGAGAGTGTTTCTGGGCGGGTTAGTACCGGTTCTTTTAGTTCCTTGGCACACCCGGTCATCGTACCTTGATTTCTTAAGAAATTTTTACTCCTTCTGTTTTATGTAATCTCTATATGCTTTAAACAGTCCTATTAGTATGAGCACAACAATTATAGGGACAATTATAAGAAGATTGGTTATTTCGTCTCACCTCTGTAATAACATCTTGCGTGTCTGGGTGAAGTCAAAGTCCCTGTCCCTTCGGCATGGGCTATACTCAGGCAGATTCAAGAGCACGTTTTTCCAACTCTTCGACGTTTACACCCTTAATCAACAGCCACAAGGGAAATAACAATTCCCCCCACAACTTCCGTGTTTGATTTAAGGTCACCGAACAACACTGAGCATTTAGTTCTTCTTTTCTTTTTTCAATTTTCGTTTTTCCTTTAGATTAAGCTTGGCCTTTTTCTGTTGTTCCCTTTTGCCTTTGTCTTTTTTCCCCTTATCACCCATATCTGTTTCTCCTTGTTTGAAAGTGAATTGTGTCGGACTGTTGCGGTAAGTCTCGTGCTTGGATTTGATACAGGTAAACGCCAGCGCTCACTTGCTCTCCCATGTCATTGATCCCATCCCAAATGACTAACCTTTGGCCAGGCAGTTAGGAGTCATCCAGGCGCAGCTGCCGAATCATCTGACCGGATTGATTGAATACTTCCGTCAGTCCCATTTTTTGGAGCAGGGCCTTGAACCGGGGCTCGGCCCGGAGGAAATCAAATTCCGGATAATACTCGAGCCCCACAGGATAATATGTCTCTTTAGTGGTGTCTTTATAGGCCTTTTCCAACAGGCCGAGGGTCTTATCCCTCTCACCCATGATTGCATAAAGGCGCGCAGACCAGAATGGATACTCCTGCTCCCGCTGCTGCAGCTCCCCGCTGGACTTCAGCGAATCGTGGTTTGCCAAATAACTAACTTCTCACTAAATCTAATAATTCACGCCTTGGTGAATGAGGTGTTGATTTTGATCGTCCCAACCTAAAAAGCATTTGTGGGATACCTTCAATAGGTTGAATAACTTTAAAAAACTCTTGTCGGACTTCTGCTAATTCATCGTATTCTTGCAGTACCTGACTCATTGGATGCATTGCTAAACCCAATTTCGTTGCTGTCAAATGAACGCGTGCGTATTGCCGACCTATTTCAACTTGGACAATACGGTTATTTTCTCTTGCGAACATCAATCCAAATGCTTTTGCGGTTTGTGTCATTTCTCTCGTCACACTAACCGTTTTTTCTCTGAATGAATCACCAAAAGCCTGTTTTCGTCCAGCAAACATTTCTGCAAAGAATCGACTTGTACCAGTTACACCCATATTTTCATAACTGAATCCATCACGGTGTTTTGCAACTTCTTCATCATTGAATCTTATCATTGATACCGTTTCTGCGTGTGTTCGCTCAAGATAGGTTTCGATTTCCATCGCTTTAGTCATAAGATTACCCATAGCATTCAATTTCTCATCATCCGTAACGAATCTAATTGGATAATTTTCTGAATCGTAACTTTGTCCAAGCGATGTCAATTCACCAGTTAATAACGACATGTCATTATACGGACGACGATTGGTGATACGGTGCGGTATTTGCGAAAATAATTCATCCTTTTCAACTTCTGTTTGTTGAAGTTTTGCAGTAGCAATAGGTGATTTCCCTGTTTCTCTGACGGAATCAATACCATTTGGGAATAATTGGATTTTAGGATTGTAACCAAACTCTTTTGACGCCATAACTAAAAGTTCAAGAAATGTTCCCTGACCAATATAAATCTGACGATGAAAAGGATCAGTCATTGGTAATAAACGTTCTGGGTCAATATAAAGACTGATTTCATCAGGTTTTCTTAAATCAATAATCCAAGGTTGTTTGTTGTGGGGATTTGGCGCAAGAATTGCGTAGGACAATATCTTCAGGCGAATATCGTCATATTGGCTCACTTTACCATCTATTTCCCAAGGTGACCTTGCTATCGCTAATTTGCTACTCGTTGCACATCCTGTGAACAATTCAGGAATCGTGAGATATACGCCACCAATTCCCAAAACTTTGACAAAAGTTCTTCTTTCCACTTTTCTACTCCTTAAGCATTGATGCTCTCATTTTCCGTCTCCTGCCGTGTGTCGGTATTGGTTTTGAGAACATTACCAATATTGGGTTATCATCCAGCGGCTCAAA
This window encodes:
- a CDS encoding site-specific integrase: MSNWIITPDKYLTEEETKQLRKACREASILAKTRGVQAPVRDALIINLALGTGLRVSEIANLKIEDLHLKKGQNSLLVKNGKGNKDRLVTFSVKLKKQIQAYLAYRRSNSPYLFPSEREEQITRSAVQKVFKKFAKKAGIAPHYSIHSLRHTYATNLYKASSYNLRLVQKQLGHANISTTTVYSDVISKDLEEALENLELDEE
- the radC gene encoding DNA repair protein RadC, yielding MIEVLDQISDEQIENEYRKRFWIKAGEVVNNSEQAAKHFASVLSENYSRECFVVMFLSGSNKHIATEILFKGTLTASSVYPREVIKRALELDSAAIIVAHNHPSGNLNPSSDDRKITSRIKSACEVMDLPLHDHLIIAGKSHYSFSDHGLL
- a CDS encoding zinc ribbon domain-containing protein, whose amino-acid sequence is MPIYEYRCQHCDHLFEVLQSVNDDAPQCPVCNGETIRIISAPSLRFKGKGFHATDYTKHGPKRVGKIH
- a CDS encoding twin-arginine translocation pathway signal protein codes for the protein MERRTFVKVLGIGGVYLTIPELFTGCATSSKLAIARSPWEIDGKVSQYDDIRLKILSYAILAPNPHNKQPWIIDLRKPDEISLYIDPERLLPMTDPFHRQIYIGQGTFLELLVMASKEFGYNPKIQLFPNGIDSVRETGKSPIATAKLQQTEVEKDELFSQIPHRITNRRPYNDMSLLTGELTSLGQSYDSENYPIRFVTDDEKLNAMGNLMTKAMEIETYLERTHAETVSMIRFNDEEVAKHRDGFSYENMGVTGTSRFFAEMFAGRKQAFGDSFREKTVSVTREMTQTAKAFGLMFARENNRIVQVEIGRQYARVHLTATKLGLAMHPMSQVLQEYDELAEVRQEFFKVIQPIEGIPQMLFRLGRSKSTPHSPRRELLDLVRS